A DNA window from Salinirubrum litoreum contains the following coding sequences:
- a CDS encoding VirB4 family type IV secretion system protein, which yields MRPMHNVVLQAGGGISTQLTEWLRNPTSPEGAAIYLLLVVVLGVVGKLLWDRHTADDEPEVDFSDVLDEETLEEGHAEGQLLDDISESHKTVTAPAAIEWETRAARVGDQWTTTLYIADYADYPNDGYLSDLFELTDVEFDLTAHITPKNQQRARNELQDIADDLQVDADLEQSVRSAYLQERANEAAATYKAVESGANVFDQGMFVTVRADDKEDLRDAVQKVKSALRDDPANLTPKTAICRQDLALQSAAPIGDNEFGRESIALGGAVGALLSSPHNATILEEGGVEFGIHKDNQSPVVIDPFARDNGYAMFTVGDTGSGKSFGSKQNFIRSIEQSKDRIGIILEPLNNWAGVSEALGAKRITVGGTLGLNPLEIRQTPDHVQRAMGEDASPFNEKLDDAMSFLTNFFALRGISLGDRRTTLELGLKRAYKRNDITDDISTHSNPSPTIRDMMDVFEDMVGDPESFVVRSDEEAGKIREDATWLLDQLRPFEEEGRHANLGKSSEFDIRDEKVIYLDLAQQEGSVDSSTALTMQLLISLVYERAKETDKEVVFVIDEARYIMQDAASLAFLETVFRHHRHHDLSIRLVTQTVDEFFEHAESEAILDQCAVKQFHRLDGMDEEWANEFGLNYAQMRYVQDAVPGNEDAGFSEALVGVDGEWRGIKVKAMPKEKQVIDFEPTTQVRSSLPGAGEEAIDTDVQQFREELEQQATNGQSKEAEPASAKPDGGAMEGEDDA from the coding sequence ATGAGACCAATGCATAACGTCGTCCTCCAGGCGGGTGGCGGGATCTCCACCCAACTCACAGAGTGGCTACGGAACCCAACGTCACCCGAGGGTGCGGCGATTTACCTTCTGTTGGTTGTAGTCCTCGGAGTCGTCGGGAAACTCCTCTGGGACCGGCACACCGCCGACGACGAACCTGAAGTCGATTTCTCGGACGTCCTCGACGAGGAGACGCTCGAAGAGGGTCACGCAGAAGGCCAGCTCCTCGACGACATCTCTGAGTCCCACAAAACGGTGACTGCGCCAGCAGCCATCGAGTGGGAGACACGAGCCGCACGCGTCGGCGATCAGTGGACGACGACGCTGTACATCGCGGACTACGCCGATTACCCGAACGACGGGTATCTGAGCGATCTCTTCGAGTTGACCGACGTCGAGTTCGACCTTACAGCGCACATCACCCCAAAGAACCAGCAGCGAGCGCGGAACGAACTACAGGACATCGCTGACGACCTCCAGGTCGACGCCGATCTTGAACAGAGTGTCCGCAGTGCGTACCTCCAAGAGCGAGCAAACGAGGCCGCTGCGACCTACAAGGCCGTCGAGAGCGGAGCGAACGTCTTCGACCAGGGGATGTTCGTCACGGTTCGCGCCGACGACAAGGAGGACCTCAGGGACGCAGTCCAGAAGGTCAAGAGCGCCCTCCGCGACGACCCAGCAAACCTCACGCCGAAGACCGCGATTTGTCGGCAAGACCTTGCCCTACAGTCCGCCGCACCCATTGGCGACAACGAATTCGGTCGCGAGTCGATCGCCCTTGGGGGTGCCGTCGGAGCCTTACTCTCCTCCCCGCACAACGCAACGATTCTCGAGGAAGGCGGTGTCGAGTTCGGTATCCACAAGGACAACCAGAGTCCCGTCGTCATCGACCCGTTCGCTCGTGACAACGGGTACGCGATGTTCACTGTCGGCGATACTGGGTCTGGGAAGTCGTTCGGCTCGAAACAGAACTTCATCCGCTCTATCGAGCAGAGCAAGGACCGCATCGGCATCATCCTCGAACCACTAAACAACTGGGCAGGCGTTTCTGAAGCACTCGGAGCGAAACGCATCACCGTCGGTGGGACACTCGGGCTGAATCCCCTGGAGATTCGCCAGACACCTGACCACGTCCAGCGAGCGATGGGCGAGGACGCGAGCCCGTTCAACGAGAAGCTCGACGACGCCATGAGCTTCCTAACGAACTTCTTCGCACTGCGCGGTATCTCACTCGGTGACCGCCGGACAACGCTCGAACTCGGCCTCAAACGCGCCTACAAGCGCAACGACATCACCGACGACATCTCAACGCACAGCAACCCCAGTCCGACCATCCGGGACATGATGGACGTCTTCGAGGACATGGTCGGCGATCCAGAGTCGTTCGTGGTTCGGTCCGACGAGGAGGCCGGGAAGATCCGCGAAGACGCGACGTGGCTTCTCGACCAGCTTCGCCCCTTCGAGGAGGAGGGTCGCCACGCCAATCTCGGGAAGTCCTCGGAGTTCGATATCCGTGACGAGAAGGTCATCTACCTCGACCTTGCACAACAGGAGGGCAGCGTCGACAGCAGCACGGCGCTGACGATGCAGTTGCTCATCTCGCTCGTGTACGAGCGGGCGAAAGAGACTGACAAGGAGGTCGTGTTCGTCATCGACGAGGCGCGGTACATCATGCAAGACGCCGCGAGTCTGGCGTTCCTCGAGACGGTGTTCCGCCATCACCGCCATCACGACCTCTCGATTCGGCTCGTTACGCAGACCGTCGACGAGTTCTTCGAGCACGCCGAATCCGAGGCCATCCTCGATCAGTGTGCCGTCAAGCAGTTCCATCGTTTGGACGGGATGGACGAGGAATGGGCCAACGAGTTCGGGCTGAATTACGCCCAGATGCGCTACGTTCAGGACGCAGTCCCCGGTAACGAGGACGCTGGCTTCTCCGAGGCGCTCGTCGGTGTTGACGGTGAGTGGCGGGGGATCAAGGTCAAAGCGATGCCCAAGGAGAAGCAAGTCATCGACTTCGAGCCAACCACGCAGGTACGATCTTCACTCCCCGGCGCTGGCGAGGAGGCAATCGATACGGACGTACAGCAGTTCCGTGAGGAGCTGGAACAGCAGGCCACGAACGGACAGTCGAAAGAAGCCGAACCCGCCTCTGCGAAACCTGATGGCGGGGCGATGGAGGGGGAGGACGATGCGTGA
- a CDS encoding ATP-binding protein: protein MREYLRVTPTSEELEPEGIPRVLESLHKLTTAESTGLAQKLNPLHSKTPPRFEFLALSEGADDPVEFFYGVDEHRDTLEKRLRSIYPETFDIERVDVDVAARLIQPVEFTRAEFLEHYEAGQLQYEFGPDEQHELVDEDRSQDQTPAAEASPFADGGAAVESSACHFVEVGDTALELAPPSEIPDEQPLTTLEKPTETDEGTILARPTIDAISPVGVRWSGSTTRKNDWMTSLTPFASGDGDDALVAVDQPGATLASLVDHLMEAASPVAFQVVFQRRASWQSDAEVRKEDLVDGRDTFFQEVVGSFLEVEDQRSDHDEKQLSESVEKRIEYIDAKNPKRSFTANIRAVGVPTGDEARDELAAQMDSLRPVFDPVDGPYYEVEGKRLRADGFREKTKEKNAQTALRQLLDREITTGRGKTRPDFVLSGTELANFVLVPSSEQLTVEGTRGTRAEQQSRNPLPWPNPDLVQQFQEGMAIGYALDENGEPRPDPIRVPPDLLTTHYGRFASTGGGKSKAIINDALSLRETTGGPVVIVDPKGDGMCANYLRCHYERFNGLDDVYQFRVPETVPAFSFFDIRPALEAGRPREDAIQDKVDHFHDILRMIMGREQYGQAFVANEILSYLIKALFDEEYGSDVFGLNDLFAAALRMQRERTVPPVSADNRNVEESLTRHFAKDDHRFQVSMDAVGNRLDKLREDAHLRRIFSHVPEQDDNGKYVDNRFDFREFLDEDATVLFDLGDLRPEAQRAITLLLLSNLWDAVQVRRRDGKTDYENLTNLIIEEAAPVASTKLVSEQLLPQGRSFGLSMGLVMQFPGQVRNRNERAYDELLNNIKTKLIGNISIERDLAESLAHEDLSPTDLRNRVNTLPSGEWIAQLPSPSFGKTGPAPFSVKPLPIAAGHPESDEALSVEQEDHFESVALPRLSERTQTQYGLAEALSESETADDEGWGSRPNAGQSASAESTSSGGSTESSFIGQATSGSVADEEKEKDADTIDSLFGNMGSVESEESATEEETNAVDENGPSPVQAGGVTVSDDELRRRGLTHDDIRFLTRVLDVMNRDAPNHGLMDSMSVFKDDFDDLDVQRLIDQDLLEEGRACSRKYYTALPAGRELLGQKLKVGPGQGDIGEKTPHKVGVKLLELWLEARDEVVQVEPYYEYDEETVFDVAAFDADGELVWVGEAEFPSNNKHAPVDDYDKQSAVDANVVWAFNRRETAVEVLDRLAEADRIESSVSGRAARRFSDIREAVESFDAEGMTTIRSFNKLDEEFNP from the coding sequence ATGCGTGAATATCTCCGAGTCACGCCGACATCCGAGGAGCTTGAACCCGAGGGAATCCCTCGAGTCCTCGAAAGCCTGCACAAACTGACGACGGCAGAGTCGACGGGACTCGCGCAGAAGCTGAACCCGCTCCACAGTAAGACACCGCCGAGGTTCGAGTTTCTCGCACTGAGTGAGGGAGCAGACGACCCTGTCGAGTTCTTCTACGGCGTCGACGAGCATCGAGATACACTGGAAAAGCGGCTCCGTTCGATCTATCCCGAGACGTTCGACATCGAGCGTGTCGACGTCGACGTCGCCGCTCGGCTCATCCAGCCAGTCGAATTCACACGAGCAGAGTTCCTCGAACACTACGAGGCGGGGCAACTACAGTACGAGTTTGGTCCTGACGAACAGCACGAGCTTGTCGATGAAGACCGTAGCCAAGACCAGACACCAGCGGCCGAAGCATCCCCCTTTGCAGATGGCGGCGCAGCGGTCGAGTCATCTGCTTGTCACTTCGTTGAGGTTGGTGATACCGCCCTTGAGCTGGCACCACCGAGCGAAATACCGGACGAGCAGCCACTGACGACGCTCGAAAAGCCAACCGAGACGGACGAGGGAACGATACTCGCTCGGCCAACCATCGACGCAATCTCGCCAGTTGGGGTGCGCTGGTCCGGTTCGACCACCCGGAAGAACGACTGGATGACGTCATTGACGCCCTTCGCCTCTGGCGATGGCGACGACGCCTTAGTGGCTGTCGACCAGCCCGGCGCGACGCTCGCGTCACTCGTCGACCACTTGATGGAGGCGGCTTCACCTGTGGCGTTTCAGGTTGTGTTCCAGCGACGGGCGAGCTGGCAGTCCGACGCTGAGGTCCGAAAAGAGGATCTCGTCGACGGGCGGGACACCTTCTTCCAGGAAGTCGTTGGGTCCTTCCTCGAGGTTGAAGACCAGCGGAGCGATCATGACGAGAAGCAGCTCAGCGAGTCAGTCGAAAAACGCATTGAGTATATCGACGCGAAGAATCCCAAGCGGTCGTTCACTGCTAACATCCGAGCAGTCGGCGTTCCGACAGGGGATGAGGCTCGCGACGAACTCGCGGCCCAGATGGACTCACTTCGCCCTGTGTTCGACCCAGTGGACGGGCCCTATTACGAAGTCGAAGGAAAACGACTCCGGGCAGACGGTTTTCGTGAAAAGACGAAGGAGAAGAACGCCCAGACAGCCCTCCGACAGTTGCTAGATCGAGAGATTACGACCGGCCGAGGGAAGACCCGACCGGATTTCGTCCTCAGTGGGACGGAACTCGCGAACTTCGTGCTCGTGCCATCCTCCGAGCAACTCACCGTTGAGGGGACGCGAGGAACTCGAGCTGAGCAGCAGAGCCGGAACCCGCTCCCGTGGCCCAATCCAGATTTGGTTCAGCAGTTCCAAGAGGGCATGGCTATCGGCTACGCGCTCGACGAGAACGGCGAGCCGCGACCGGACCCGATCCGGGTCCCGCCGGATTTGCTGACGACGCACTACGGCCGGTTCGCATCGACTGGCGGCGGAAAATCGAAAGCGATCATCAACGACGCGCTCTCGCTCCGCGAGACGACCGGCGGACCCGTCGTGATCGTCGATCCGAAAGGCGATGGGATGTGTGCGAACTACCTTCGCTGCCACTACGAACGTTTCAACGGATTGGACGACGTCTACCAGTTCCGCGTCCCAGAGACTGTCCCAGCGTTCTCCTTCTTCGACATTCGTCCTGCACTTGAAGCCGGTCGACCCCGTGAAGACGCGATTCAGGACAAGGTCGACCATTTCCATGACATCCTGCGGATGATTATGGGCCGCGAGCAGTACGGCCAGGCGTTTGTCGCGAACGAGATCCTCAGCTACCTCATCAAGGCACTCTTCGACGAGGAGTACGGGAGCGACGTCTTCGGTTTGAACGACCTTTTCGCGGCAGCTCTCCGGATGCAACGAGAGCGAACTGTCCCACCGGTTTCGGCGGACAACAGGAACGTCGAGGAGTCACTCACGCGGCACTTCGCGAAGGACGACCACCGGTTCCAGGTGTCTATGGACGCCGTCGGAAACCGTCTGGACAAACTCAGAGAAGACGCGCACCTGCGACGGATCTTCAGTCACGTTCCCGAGCAAGACGATAACGGCAAATACGTCGACAATCGCTTCGACTTCCGCGAGTTCCTCGACGAAGACGCCACGGTTCTGTTCGACTTGGGCGATCTACGTCCCGAGGCACAACGGGCAATCACACTCCTCCTGTTGAGTAATCTCTGGGACGCCGTCCAGGTACGCCGACGTGATGGAAAGACAGACTACGAGAACCTCACCAATCTCATCATCGAGGAGGCCGCCCCCGTGGCCTCGACAAAACTCGTCTCCGAGCAACTGCTTCCACAGGGACGGTCATTCGGCCTGAGCATGGGACTGGTGATGCAGTTCCCCGGCCAAGTTCGAAATCGAAACGAGCGCGCCTACGACGAGCTCCTCAACAACATCAAGACGAAGCTCATTGGGAACATCTCTATCGAGCGCGACCTCGCCGAGTCGTTGGCTCACGAAGACCTGAGTCCGACTGACCTTCGAAATCGGGTCAATACGCTCCCCAGTGGAGAGTGGATTGCTCAACTCCCGAGCCCCTCGTTTGGGAAGACAGGGCCTGCTCCGTTCTCGGTGAAGCCGCTCCCGATAGCAGCGGGCCATCCAGAAAGCGATGAGGCGCTCTCTGTCGAGCAGGAGGACCACTTCGAGTCCGTAGCTCTTCCACGGCTGTCGGAGCGTACACAGACCCAGTACGGACTTGCTGAGGCCCTAAGCGAATCGGAGACAGCCGACGATGAGGGATGGGGGAGTAGACCGAACGCTGGACAGTCCGCATCTGCAGAATCGACTAGCTCTGGAGGCTCGACGGAGTCGTCGTTCATCGGACAGGCAACCAGTGGTTCAGTAGCCGACGAAGAGAAGGAGAAAGACGCGGACACCATTGATTCCCTGTTTGGGAATATGGGATCCGTAGAGTCAGAAGAGTCGGCCACAGAAGAGGAGACGAACGCCGTCGACGAAAACGGACCTTCGCCAGTACAGGCAGGTGGCGTGACCGTCTCCGATGACGAACTCCGACGGCGCGGACTCACTCACGACGACATCCGGTTCTTGACTCGCGTCCTCGACGTGATGAACAGGGACGCACCGAATCATGGACTCATGGATTCAATGAGTGTGTTCAAGGACGACTTTGATGACCTAGACGTACAGCGGCTCATCGACCAGGACCTGCTGGAAGAAGGACGAGCCTGCAGTCGGAAGTACTACACCGCCCTTCCGGCAGGGCGTGAACTCCTCGGCCAGAAGCTCAAGGTCGGCCCTGGTCAGGGTGATATCGGCGAGAAAACGCCGCACAAGGTCGGTGTGAAGCTGCTCGAACTATGGTTAGAAGCGCGCGACGAGGTCGTACAGGTCGAACCCTACTACGAATACGACGAGGAGACGGTGTTCGACGTCGCCGCCTTCGACGCTGACGGAGAACTCGTGTGGGTCGGTGAAGCGGAATTCCCGAGTAATAACAAACACGCGCCTGTCGACGACTACGACAAGCAGAGTGCGGTGGACGCAAACGTTGTCTGGGCGTTCAACAGACGCGAGACAGCTGTCGAGGTGCTGGATCGACTCGCAGAGGCCGACCGGATAGAAAGCAGTGTGAGTGGGCGTGCAGCCCGTCGATTCTCGGATATTCGGGAAGCCGTCGAATCGTTCGACGCAGAAGGGATGACGACGATTCGGAGCTTCAACAAGCTCGATGAGGAGTTCAATCCATGA
- a CDS encoding DNA primase, whose protein sequence is MSWRQATCEEIYRYYTEEFPSYIDEFPSFITAKGPKQYALAFREPHPVRKDGVPDKDFIRRDTWQTNAAGDRSSAAFHDFDDVLEFIRHPARNDPLGRSDFALADPDLLEKPDPRPDAVYYALDHWERPWVLLVDIDAKTIARERAAQAVPDEDVSGDSEQLLDAVGVLEADPAGYPYSFEDIEQAIEYGFEVREIFEDDFSAEETMVVYSGQGAHVYLLDTDPAHRYDAKSREVLNDLLQDTYEIPIDPVVTADRRRVARLPYSLHADVCSIVTPIESPNFDVRSATPEVIQS, encoded by the coding sequence ATGAGTTGGCGACAAGCTACGTGCGAGGAGATTTACAGGTACTACACGGAGGAGTTCCCCTCGTACATCGACGAATTCCCGTCGTTCATCACCGCGAAGGGACCAAAGCAGTACGCGCTCGCGTTTCGAGAACCCCACCCGGTACGGAAAGACGGAGTCCCAGACAAGGACTTCATCAGACGGGATACCTGGCAGACGAACGCCGCTGGTGATCGGAGCTCAGCAGCATTCCACGACTTCGACGACGTCCTCGAGTTCATCCGCCACCCAGCACGGAATGACCCGCTCGGACGGAGCGACTTCGCGCTCGCAGATCCCGATCTGCTCGAGAAACCAGATCCACGTCCCGATGCAGTGTACTACGCCCTCGATCATTGGGAACGGCCGTGGGTGCTTCTCGTTGATATCGACGCGAAAACGATAGCTCGGGAGCGAGCAGCGCAAGCAGTACCGGACGAGGATGTTTCGGGAGACAGCGAGCAACTACTCGATGCTGTGGGAGTTCTCGAAGCGGACCCGGCAGGCTACCCGTATTCCTTCGAGGATATCGAACAGGCCATCGAGTACGGCTTCGAGGTGCGAGAGATCTTCGAGGACGACTTCAGCGCCGAGGAGACGATGGTGGTGTACAGCGGCCAGGGCGCTCACGTTTATCTCCTCGATACCGACCCTGCCCATCGATATGACGCCAAGAGTCGAGAAGTGCTGAACGACCTTCTGCAAGACACCTACGAGATTCCCATCGATCCAGTGGTTACCGCCGACCGTCGTCGAGTTGCCCGACTCCCCTACTCGTTGCACGCTGACGTCTGCAGTATCGTCACGCCGATAGAGAGCCCGAACTTCGACGTTCGGTCTGCAACACCGGAGGTCATCCAGTCATGA
- a CDS encoding primase-associated protein: MSQSTPVEDERTAYRVATLPLEYGTTRINQLFTRGYNRYIVDGEDQPEDLLNDLERFGTAAFKEDVRANAAEDPFVDEPGTLAVLATLSAICVKAHPKFEHAPPRKVQVLYDIRELYVNNLASLLQEFGDGSLQQDIAEVLYAKGPGEDGPHPGRVCTGIKEMPEFGEGLYLEIPMAAASRDCLVHADTETGEAGELLTHVKDNRLYVPVGDFDTKYREYARRAFKKLLQVQEENLSEDQLTWLTTNESAITDRIDRFIETGHHERIWRDWNPGERTIRVLRDAIRNAPDEVTTLGNFYSAKELFEAVEAYDPEAGWKRDVCNRISSPRSLGNLLASQRDHRSLTIRQHENTNRYRIQESTRGVQPLTVESIEDLFELPCMANMAERLHEKKPVRKDLYNFARMVMWLPQYQDSDLETIVTDLKDVFSRWPWYDEQVTDYQIRYEFSNTIGGDTPLPMNCDNDDMQRYCIGQDECPYSIWGSLPFPDEMYDRISETEGKGNEF, encoded by the coding sequence ATGAGTCAGTCGACTCCAGTTGAGGACGAGCGTACCGCCTATCGCGTTGCGACTCTCCCGCTTGAATACGGCACGACACGCATTAACCAGCTGTTCACGCGGGGCTACAATCGCTACATCGTCGACGGTGAAGACCAACCAGAAGACCTGTTGAACGACCTCGAGCGGTTCGGGACGGCGGCGTTCAAAGAAGATGTCAGGGCCAATGCTGCAGAGGACCCCTTTGTCGACGAACCCGGAACACTCGCCGTCCTCGCGACGTTGAGCGCGATCTGCGTCAAGGCACACCCGAAGTTCGAGCACGCTCCGCCGCGGAAGGTACAGGTTCTCTACGATATTCGCGAGCTGTACGTCAACAATCTCGCTTCCCTCCTTCAAGAATTCGGTGATGGGAGTCTTCAACAAGATATCGCAGAGGTACTGTACGCGAAAGGTCCCGGAGAGGACGGCCCGCACCCCGGCCGCGTTTGTACAGGGATCAAGGAGATGCCCGAGTTCGGTGAGGGATTGTATCTCGAAATCCCAATGGCTGCAGCATCGAGAGATTGCCTCGTCCACGCCGACACCGAGACAGGAGAGGCCGGAGAACTGCTCACTCACGTTAAGGACAACCGTCTCTACGTGCCGGTCGGTGATTTCGATACGAAATATCGCGAGTACGCCAGACGCGCGTTCAAGAAGCTCCTGCAAGTCCAGGAGGAGAACCTCTCCGAAGACCAGCTCACGTGGCTAACGACGAATGAGTCGGCCATCACAGACCGCATCGACCGATTCATCGAGACGGGACACCACGAACGGATCTGGCGAGACTGGAACCCTGGTGAACGGACTATCCGTGTGCTTCGGGACGCGATTCGAAACGCTCCAGACGAAGTCACCACGCTGGGGAATTTCTACTCAGCGAAGGAGCTGTTTGAAGCAGTGGAGGCGTACGATCCGGAAGCGGGCTGGAAGCGAGACGTGTGTAATCGCATCTCGAGTCCACGGAGTCTCGGGAATCTTCTCGCATCCCAGCGCGACCACCGGAGCCTCACTATCCGACAGCACGAAAATACGAACCGCTATCGGATCCAGGAATCTACGCGTGGCGTCCAGCCCCTCACCGTCGAATCAATCGAGGACCTGTTTGAACTCCCCTGCATGGCGAACATGGCCGAACGCCTCCACGAGAAGAAACCAGTCCGAAAGGACCTGTACAACTTCGCCCGGATGGTGATGTGGCTGCCACAGTATCAGGACAGCGACCTCGAGACCATTGTCACAGATCTCAAGGACGTCTTCTCGCGGTGGCCGTGGTACGATGAACAGGTCACCGACTACCAGATTCGCTACGAGTTCTCGAACACGATTGGAGGCGACACCCCGCTTCCGATGAACTGCGACAACGACGATATGCAGCGGTACTGCATCGGACAGGATGAGTGTCCATACTCGATCTGGGGGAGTCTCCCCTTCCCGGATGAGATGTACGATCGGATAAGTGAAACCGAGGGTAAGGGAAACGAGTTCTAA
- a CDS encoding DUF7342 family protein: MSEPDATDGPPPFEDAFSSDDVEQRIYGTILQTREPTTASAIADSADCDPKTARKYLGWFDDLGIVTRHDGHPATYERNDAYFEWRRINQLAADHSVEDLQDRVRELTTRITEYEETYDAASPAAVDAVAAAEGSDERTIDDVYSDLGDWATARQDRDRYERARQQRTGGEREQASG; encoded by the coding sequence ATGTCCGAACCAGACGCCACCGATGGGCCGCCCCCCTTCGAGGACGCGTTCAGCAGCGATGACGTCGAACAACGCATCTACGGTACCATCCTGCAGACTCGCGAGCCGACAACGGCGAGCGCGATCGCCGACAGCGCCGACTGTGACCCCAAGACCGCCCGGAAATATCTGGGCTGGTTCGACGACCTCGGCATCGTCACCCGGCACGACGGCCATCCAGCCACCTACGAGCGCAACGACGCGTACTTCGAGTGGCGACGCATCAACCAGCTCGCAGCCGACCACTCCGTCGAGGACCTGCAGGATCGCGTTCGTGAGCTGACGACGCGCATCACCGAGTATGAGGAGACGTACGACGCCGCGTCACCGGCCGCCGTCGACGCCGTCGCCGCTGCGGAGGGCAGCGACGAGCGGACCATCGACGATGTGTACAGTGACCTCGGTGACTGGGCGACCGCCCGCCAGGATCGGGACCGCTACGAACGCGCCCGCCAGCAACGCACGGGTGGCGAGCGCGAACAGGCGTCCGGGTAG
- a CDS encoding DUF7558 family protein codes for MQQTLVGCAFCDAPPGTETGEAHTWGQDERVTHPICVGCATQTRPDPDERDHHACDSCGLVVDTNAALTRFRVELGHLEGPLQLCVRCSPGGPATYWTRDLEEHLVAAPAE; via the coding sequence ATGCAGCAAACGCTCGTTGGCTGTGCCTTCTGCGACGCCCCGCCTGGCACCGAGACTGGCGAGGCGCACACCTGGGGCCAGGACGAGCGGGTCACCCACCCGATCTGTGTCGGCTGCGCTACCCAGACGCGGCCGGATCCCGATGAGCGCGATCACCACGCCTGCGACAGCTGTGGCCTCGTCGTCGACACGAACGCGGCGCTGACGCGGTTCCGAGTGGAACTCGGCCACCTAGAAGGCCCGCTCCAACTCTGCGTCCGGTGTAGTCCCGGTGGGCCAGCTACCTACTGGACGCGCGACCTCGAGGAGCACCTTGTCGCGGCGCCGGCGGAGTGA
- a CDS encoding helix-turn-helix domain-containing protein: MSRTSNRTDGDIIRDFLSVADLLKESQLAQLYAYLVHEYEATVQDMIDDLELGQGTAYSNVNRLVDAGVVEVTHDEQPRRYAAREIDLTVTTAAGDREYTITPALIDAVGRRETDADIDTYIDRHGVAGLATALTYAVARERGEVTHRLMAEDLDVSPLAAEMILQALRPVVHEHYEIEESGAGLDELDIDGDAADDA; this comes from the coding sequence GTGTCACGCACCTCGAATCGTACTGATGGCGACATCATCCGCGACTTCCTCTCGGTCGCGGACCTCCTCAAGGAGTCGCAGCTTGCCCAACTGTACGCGTACCTCGTTCACGAATACGAGGCGACCGTCCAGGACATGATAGACGACCTCGAGCTCGGGCAGGGGACGGCCTACAGCAACGTCAACCGGCTTGTCGACGCCGGCGTCGTCGAGGTCACCCACGACGAGCAGCCTCGGCGGTACGCCGCCCGCGAGATCGACCTGACCGTGACGACGGCTGCCGGCGACCGCGAGTACACGATCACGCCGGCGCTGATCGACGCCGTCGGCCGCCGCGAGACGGACGCCGACATCGACACCTACATCGACCGCCACGGCGTCGCCGGCCTCGCGACCGCGCTCACCTACGCGGTTGCGCGGGAGCGTGGCGAGGTGACCCACCGCCTGATGGCCGAGGATCTGGACGTCTCGCCGCTGGCTGCGGAGATGATCCTCCAGGCACTCCGCCCCGTCGTCCACGAACATTACGAGATCGAGGAGTCAGGAGCGGGACTCGACGAGTTGGACATCGACGGCGACGCGGCTGACGACGCGTGA